The Pontibacter korlensis sequence GTGTTGGCAAATTGGCGTGTGGCTTTCACCACCACCCGGTGCTCTGCTGTGAGCACCGAGAAGCAGGCGTCGAACTTGTCCTTGGCGATGTCGGCGCTCACTGATTGCTTGAGGATCATCATGGCCTAGAAATTAAAAGGTGTAACAAAGACTTGAAACCCGTTGCCCTCCCCACTGCTTTTCTCATGGTCTTATGCCAGATCATCTCCTGTGACCAGATGTCCGTAAGTACTGTTCCGCCTCAAGGGAAGAAGCAGGCAGGGTGGAACTTCCTTTTTTTCTGTATCACCCAAGGTGTACTTGCTTTAGGGCATTCTTGCCATCCTGCCTGTGGTTCCTTTTGTTCTTACTTGTATTTTCCCTACTGGATTCAAAGATATGAGCTGTAGGGCTCGGGCGAGAAGAAGGCGCTGGTGGGGTTATGGTAGAGGAGCACGGGGTGAGCGTGCGTCAGGCTTGCAGGGCAGCGGGTGTAGCCAGAAGCACCTATGAGTACAGACCAAAAGAGAAAGACGACAGCCTCATCGCCCAGGAGCTGCAACTGTTGGTGGAGAAGCACCCGGCCATCGGCTTCTGGCAATGCTTCCATAGGATCAGGAGGAAGGGCCACGGCTGGAATCACAAGCGGGTGTACAGGGTCTACAGCCAACTGAGATTAAACATCCGCAGGAGGCACAAAAAGCGGCTGCCGGCCTGCGTGAAGCAGGCTTTGTTCCAGCCGGAGAAGATCAACCAGGTCTGGTCGGTGGACTTCATGAGTGACAGCCTCTGGGACGGCCGTAAGTTCCGGCTCCTCAACATCGTCGATGACTATAACCGGGAGATCCTCTCCATGGAGGCGGATCTCTCGATCCCGGCTCTTCGGCTGATACGGGTGCTCCGGGTACCTCAAAGAGTTCAGAGGGCTGCCGGAGATGATCCGGGTGGACAACGGGCAGGAGTTCATCTCCCAAAAGCTCGAGGACTGGTGCAAGGAGAACAAGGTGCGGCTGGTGTTCATCCAACCCGGCAAGCCCATGCAGAACGCCCACATCGAGCGCTGCAACGGCAGCATCAGAAGGGAGCTGCTCAACGCCTACGTGTTCAAAACGCTATCAGAGGTGCGCCAGAAGGCCGAGGAGTGGATGGAGGACTACAACCACCACCGGCCGCATCAGGCGCTGAACTTCAGAACGCCGGTGGAATTATTGGAGGAGCTCACAAACCACTAAACTGTCAGATAAACTCCGACTTTTGATTAACAATTACGTTTCAAATTAGCAAGAAACCCGCTATTGCTTATACATATTGTTAGCGGTTCGGCTTTTTTCATTCAGTTTGATATTGCGTAAATTATTAGTGTTAATAAAATTATTCCTAATGCTTGAGCTGTTCCTGTTATTGCTCCAAAAGTTAAAGGTTTTTTCATTATAGGAATTACAGAGGTTGTAAAAACAACTGCCGTAGCAATCCCGAATCCTATCAATATCCCAAGTCTTAATGCATCATTGTATGAATTTGCGATTGTAAGCTTCAACAGAATGGCGATTACAACTGTAGTAACGCAACAAGATACTAAAGGCACTATGTAATAAATGTTGGTTTCTTTCCAATTTTCAGGTCTTTGAAATCCCATCGCTTCTTCCCACTTTTTACCGAAAGCAAATTGCCGGTGCCAAATACCACAAAATACACAATAGAATATTGTCCCAACTGCAATAGCGACCCAATTAAGTTCTGTTATTATCTCCATTGGGCTATTTCCTGGATTTCATTGCTTTCACTTTTTTAATTTCCGTGTCCGCTAAGAATTTTTGATAATCGTCTGTTTCCATTCCAAAAAGCGCCACCTTCCCGTTACTGTCGCTATGAATGCCAAAACCGTAAGTTTTGGTCAAAGGGGAAGCTCGGAAGCAAGGTTGTCCATTTGAGAAAAACTGATCTCGTGCTTGTTTATATTCGGATTTTGTCAATTCCTTTCTGTCAGCAAACACCTGAAAGAAAACATCATCAGAAGTGAATTTATAGGGATTTTTTGCAATCATTTCGTATTGCATTTCCGCAACAGTCTTTTTGTCTTTTGTTGGTGGTTTAGTTCCACTGTCAGCTTTTGTGTCGTCCGCAACTTCAATAAAAGTGTCAAAATAGTTTGTAGAATGTATTTTCATTTCGTTGTCGCTTTAATTCTTTTTGGTCGTTTTTAGCTGACCGCTAACGTTTAGTACAAAAGGTGAGCGAGGCTTAGGCGAAGCTTAACTTTTGTGCCGTGTTGGGGAGAGCTTTTCTTATTTCAGCTTATTCACGTGAATTTCTAAAAATCCAATTCCTGTATCTTCTACTTCTTCCAAGTACCCTTCTTTCATGATGAAACATGATTGAGTGAAGTATTCTTTCTGCTTAGGATTGTCGCTGGCGGTGATAAAGAGGGTATCTGATTTCAAGTAATAGGTTCCAGCTGATTTTACTTCTCTGAATCCACCAATTTCAAATGTCTTATCTTCATAAAGCTTTAGTACTATGCCGCCGATTGATGCTTCTCTGGAAGCAACTAAAACTTCTTTCTTGTTTTCAGAATTATAAGAGAAGAACAGTTCTTCCGCTACTATTAATAAACTTAATGATAATACCGCAGAAGCAAAAGATATAGCTGCATTTCTTAGCGTTGCTTTTCTTCTTTTTATCAGAAAGCCTAATAGAAATATTAAAGTTAGTATGAGACCAACTGCCATTATTAATATCACTATTATTGAAGCTATTTCCATACTTTAAGTTTACCCCAACGGTTGGGCTAAAAAGCGTTTAAATGATTTTTAGCTTTTGTGCTTGTTGCACAACCTATTGAAGATAATCGTAAAAGCATATATTACCAAATCTTTGACAGGATGCAGGGCAGGAAAACTTTCGAAGACGAGCGGGAGCTGTGCTTCTCGCTCTCGGTGCACGTGCCGGCGCACAACTTCTACCGGCGGCTCAAGGACAAGCTCGACCTGGAGTTTCTCTACGAGCTGACGGCTCCTTATTACGGCAGGTGCGGCCAGCACTCGATTGACCCGGTGGTCTTCTTCAAGCTCTGCCTGGTAGGGCACCTGGAGAACATCAGCTCTGACCGCCGCCTCATTGAGCACTGCAGCCTGCGCCTGGACCTGCTCTACTTCCTGGGTTACCAGCTTGACGAGCCCCTGCCCTGGCACTCGACCGTATCCCGCACCCGCCAGCTGCTACCCACCGAACTCTTCGAGGAGGTCTTCACCCGCGTGCTCGCCCTGTGCGCAGACGCCGGTATGGTGTCAGGCCATACACAGGTAGTGGATTCAGCCTTGATCAAAGC is a genomic window containing:
- a CDS encoding integrase core domain-containing protein, translating into MQNAHIERCNGSIRRELLNAYVFKTLSEVRQKAEEWMEDYNHHRPHQALNFRTPVELLEELTNH
- a CDS encoding DUF1761 domain-containing protein, coding for MEIITELNWVAIAVGTIFYCVFCGIWHRQFAFGKKWEEAMGFQRPENWKETNIYYIVPLVSCCVTTVVIAILLKLTIANSYNDALRLGILIGFGIATAVVFTTSVIPIMKKPLTFGAITGTAQALGIILLTLIIYAISN
- a CDS encoding DUF6157 family protein, which encodes MKIHSTNYFDTFIEVADDTKADSGTKPPTKDKKTVAEMQYEMIAKNPYKFTSDDVFFQVFADRKELTKSEYKQARDQFFSNGQPCFRASPLTKTYGFGIHSDSNGKVALFGMETDDYQKFLADTEIKKVKAMKSRK